A window of Opitutus sp. ER46 contains these coding sequences:
- a CDS encoding ABC-2 family transporter protein, which yields MRYLQIWWASARYSMVRTMMFRGDFIIWSLVELFWMSVNLLTISVIYEHTASIAGWTKYEMILLLGTSMLVQRILMGFFWSSIFEMGRNVRTGNFDFFLAQPGNVMFMATTRKLDPDGLVNAVIAGGIVVYAAQKLNLSPQAADVVLYTLMILAGVVIHYSILVMSVSSVFWLTSAQGVEGIYFVATEFSRLPQRAFKGLVSRVLFVWLIPAVVVSNAPASTVLHGFRWSWVGWLFGLAAVWFALAVVMFNRGLRRYTSASS from the coding sequence ATGCGTTACCTCCAAATCTGGTGGGCGAGCGCCCGGTACTCGATGGTGCGGACGATGATGTTCCGCGGCGACTTCATCATCTGGTCGCTGGTCGAGCTGTTCTGGATGAGCGTCAACCTGCTCACGATCTCCGTCATCTACGAACACACCGCGTCGATCGCCGGCTGGACCAAGTACGAGATGATCCTCCTGCTCGGCACCTCGATGCTGGTGCAACGCATCCTGATGGGATTCTTCTGGAGCAGCATCTTCGAGATGGGCCGGAACGTGCGCACCGGGAACTTCGACTTCTTCCTGGCCCAGCCGGGCAACGTGATGTTCATGGCAACGACGCGGAAGCTGGACCCGGACGGCCTGGTGAACGCCGTGATTGCCGGCGGCATCGTGGTGTACGCGGCGCAGAAGCTGAATCTCTCGCCCCAGGCGGCGGACGTGGTGCTGTACACGCTGATGATTCTCGCGGGCGTGGTGATCCACTACAGCATCCTGGTGATGTCGGTCTCCTCGGTGTTCTGGCTCACGAGCGCCCAAGGGGTGGAAGGCATCTATTTCGTCGCCACGGAATTCTCCCGTCTCCCGCAGCGCGCGTTCAAAGGGCTGGTTTCGCGCGTGCTCTTTGTCTGGCTCATCCCGGCGGTGGTCGTGAGCAACGCACCCGCGAGCACCGTGCTGCACGGGTTCCGGTGGAGCTGGGTTGGCTGGTTGTTCGGGCTCGCCGCGGTCTGGTTTGCGCTCGCGGTCGTGATGTTCAACCGCGGGCTGCGCCGCTACACGAGCGCCTCCTCCTGA
- a CDS encoding ABC-2 family transporter protein: protein MYATFEKYRHAFLVGLQSNLVYRWNFAVRGFFSLFHLAAVFILWGAAYAGAPATIGGFNLNQTLTYFVTLLVLQFLISAFNEDYQISEEIRNGLINQFLLKPINYFGYRLSIFAAARLVSGALILIPLVLALPVLHESLTYPLDWWRFGLGVPAMFLSALIQFSIAYCFGMLSFWFLEIQGFVILSYAIESVLGGQMFPLDLLPAWAYGIARYLPFYYQMYFPGAILSGRINEPVLILQGLAIQLVWVAVLLGLANLLWTRGLRRHTAVGG, encoded by the coding sequence ATGTACGCGACCTTCGAAAAATACCGGCATGCCTTCTTGGTGGGGCTCCAGAGCAATCTGGTGTACCGGTGGAATTTCGCGGTCCGCGGCTTCTTCTCCCTCTTTCACCTCGCGGCGGTGTTCATCCTGTGGGGCGCGGCGTACGCCGGTGCGCCCGCAACGATCGGCGGGTTCAACCTCAACCAGACGCTGACGTACTTCGTGACTCTGCTGGTGCTGCAGTTCCTGATCAGCGCGTTCAACGAGGACTACCAGATCAGCGAGGAAATCCGGAACGGGCTGATCAACCAGTTCCTGCTCAAGCCGATCAACTACTTCGGTTACCGCCTCAGCATCTTCGCCGCGGCGCGGCTGGTGTCGGGCGCCCTGATCCTGATCCCGCTCGTCCTCGCGTTGCCCGTGCTGCACGAGAGCCTCACCTACCCGCTCGACTGGTGGCGTTTCGGCCTTGGCGTGCCGGCCATGTTCCTGTCGGCGCTGATCCAGTTCTCCATCGCGTACTGCTTCGGGATGCTGAGCTTCTGGTTTCTCGAGATCCAGGGCTTCGTGATCCTCTCCTACGCCATCGAATCGGTCCTGGGCGGCCAGATGTTCCCGCTCGATCTCCTCCCCGCCTGGGCCTACGGCATCGCGCGGTATCTGCCGTTCTACTACCAGATGTATTTTCCCGGCGCGATCTTGTCGGGCCGGATCAATGAGCCCGTGCTGATCCTGCAGGGCCTGGCCATCCAACTCGTTTGGGTCGCGGTACTCCTCGGCCTGGCCAACCTGCTTTGGACCCGCGGGCTGCGCCGCCACACCGCGGTGGGCGGCTAA
- the rnc gene encoding ribonuclease III: MRLWPFSSPTGSSASGTPLEALQERIGYRFRNPALLGTALTHSSLLQDQPEIGESNQRLEFLGDAVLQLILTEALYGLFPAEREGPLSRRRAALANGAFLTQLAREIGLDACLRLAASEESTGGRTRASSLEDAFEALVGAIFLDADLTAARRVVLALYGDLGARLAVVEQVENPKGRLQEMMQPRYGNNAVRYQVVRVVGEDHAREYEIAVFVQNQQVGSGRGTSKKLAEEAAARAALEQFKETGDRQ, translated from the coding sequence ATGCGCCTTTGGCCCTTCAGTTCTCCGACCGGTTCGTCCGCTTCCGGCACTCCGCTGGAGGCGCTGCAGGAACGCATCGGGTACCGGTTTCGCAACCCCGCGCTGCTGGGTACCGCGTTGACGCACTCCTCGCTGCTGCAGGACCAGCCGGAAATCGGAGAGAGCAACCAGCGGTTGGAGTTCTTGGGCGACGCCGTGCTGCAGTTGATCCTCACGGAAGCGTTATACGGCCTGTTTCCGGCCGAGCGCGAAGGCCCCTTGAGCCGCCGGCGCGCGGCGCTGGCGAACGGCGCATTTCTCACCCAGCTCGCCCGGGAGATCGGGCTCGACGCCTGCCTGCGGCTCGCGGCGAGCGAGGAATCGACCGGCGGACGCACCCGGGCGTCCTCGCTGGAGGATGCCTTCGAGGCGCTGGTCGGCGCGATCTTCCTGGACGCGGACCTGACGGCGGCGCGGCGGGTCGTGCTCGCGTTGTACGGGGATCTCGGCGCCCGGCTGGCCGTGGTCGAACAGGTGGAGAATCCCAAAGGCCGGCTGCAGGAGATGATGCAGCCCCGCTACGGCAACAACGCCGTGCGATACCAGGTGGTGCGGGTGGTCGGAGAGGACCATGCCCGCGAGTATGAGATCGCCGTTTTCGTGCAGAACCAGCAGGTCGGCTCCGGCCGGGGCACCTCGAAGAAGCTCGCGGAAGAGGCGGCCGCACGGGCGGCGCTCGAGCAGTTCAAGGAGACCGGCGATCGGCAGTAA